A portion of the Lolium rigidum isolate FL_2022 chromosome 1, APGP_CSIRO_Lrig_0.1, whole genome shotgun sequence genome contains these proteins:
- the LOC124655588 gene encoding probable GTP-binding protein OBGM, mitochondrial, whose product MRVPFSSKRDHQFEATARDRHKKDLHYSTQQKFAGGDGGTGGNVILECSRSVWDFSNLQHHTKATRGGNGLSKKQIGTRGPDKVAQVPIGTVIHLVRGEPPSFSVNAPTRSLDPWDITDAAEDSADSSNQNNNKDIIYGNEAERGINNQWEKQTYTSSCSKTGFSNAEDCNASNTQYQVEMDEKDQSDEDDGEFWEDEDETEEEDEDADADEAREEEDDIQYSVAEMTRAGQRLIIARGGEGGLGNASIGNDVRLSKEDRQQKIFRLSAGEPGTETFLVLELKSIADVGLVGLPNAGKSTLLSALSKARPEIADYAFTTLRPNIGSLTYDDYFSVKVADIPGLIKGAHENRGLGHAFLRHIERTKVLSYVLDLAATLNGGKGIPPWEQLHDLVVELEHYQEGLTKRPSLIVANKIDEEGADAMYEELKRRVQGVPIFPVCAILQDGVPDLRVGLRDLMDASAPQGVDLSKIIVD is encoded by the exons atgcgggtcccatttagcagcaagcGGGATCACCAGTTTGAGGCCACGGCACGGGATCGacataaaaag GATTTGCATTATTCAACGCAACAAAAATTTGCAGGTGGCGATGGAGGGACAGGTGGTAATGTCATTCTTGAGTGCTCAAGGTCTGTCTGGGATTTCAGTAACTTGCAACATCACACG AAAGCAACCCGAGGAGGCAATGGACTTTCTAAGAAACAGATAGGGACAAGAGGTCCTGACAAG GTCGCACAAGTACCAATTGGCACAGTGATTCATCTAGTCCGAGGGGAACCACCTTCTTTCAGTGTAAATGCACCTACCAGATCTCTAGATCCCTGGGATATCACAGATGCTGCAGAAGACTCTGCAGACAGTTCCAATCAGAATAACAACAAGGATATCATTTATGGAAATGAAGCTGAAAGAGGAATTAACAATCAGTGGGAGAAGCAAACATACACTAGTTCATGCTCCAAGACTGGGTTTTCGAATGCGGAAGATTGTAATGCAAGTAACACTCAATATCAGGTTGAGATGGATGAAAAGGATCAGTCTGATGAGGACGATGGAGAATTTTGGGAGGATGAAGATGAGaccgaggaagaggatgaagatgcaGATGCAGATGAGgctagggaagaagaagatgacataCAGTATTCTGTTGCTGAAATGACAAGAGCTGGGCAGCGGTTGATTATAGCACGAGGAGGGGAGGGTGGGCTAGGGAATGCTTCTATTGGCAACGATGTGCGCCTATCCAAAGAAGATAGACAACAGAAGATATTCCGTTTGAGTGCTGGAGAACCAGGGACAGAGACCTTTCTTGTATTGGAGCTGAAGAGCATTGCTGATGTTGGCCTTGTTGGGTTGCCTAATGCCGGAAAGAGCACATTGCTGAGTGCTCTCTCTAAAGCTCGCCCGGAGATCGCTGACTACGCATTCACCACACTGAGGCCCAATATTGGTAGCCTAACCTACGATGACTACTTCTCAGTGAAAGTGGCTGACATACCTGGTCTTATCAAAGGTGCCCATGAGAACCGGGGCCTGGGCCATGCCTTCTTGAGGCACATTGAGCGCACCAAAGTTCTGTCCTATGTGCTTGACCTGGCAGCAACACTCAACGGCGGGAAGGGTATCCCACCATGGGAGCAGCTGCATGATCTGGTCGTGGAACTAGAGCATTACCAAGAAGGCTTGACCAAGCGCCCATCGTTGATAGTCGCAAACAAAATAGATGAAGAGGGAGCGGATGCAATGTATGAAGAACTGAAGAGGAGAGTGCAGGGTGTTCCGATATTTCCAGTGTGTGCCATCTTGCAAGACGGTGTACCTGATCTGAGAGTTGGCCTCCGGGACCTTATGGATGCCTCAGCCCCGCAGGGCGTTGATTTGAGCAAAATCATTGTAGACTAA